A window of the Chloroflexus sp. Y-396-1 genome harbors these coding sequences:
- the grpE gene encoding nucleotide exchange factor GrpE, with protein sequence MANTEEVKPDTAAQDAAADVQNEPANAPTTQPSAATVVAESADTSATQPSAATVDGTVVDSEALIADLQNRLAQAEAQVAEYKDQWMRAVADYRNFKRRTETERSELIRNAGAALILKLLPVLDDFERAIANVPPEVAETPWWQGTQLIAQKLRTILESEGVKPIEALGQDFNPNLHEAVIYEEAEGQEGKVIAELQRGYLLHDRVIRPSMVKVGRG encoded by the coding sequence ATGGCAAATACGGAAGAAGTAAAACCCGATACAGCAGCTCAAGACGCGGCTGCTGATGTTCAGAACGAACCAGCAAATGCGCCGACTACTCAGCCATCAGCGGCTACCGTCGTGGCAGAATCAGCAGACACATCGGCTACTCAGCCATCAGCGGCTACCGTCGATGGCACGGTTGTCGACTCAGAAGCGCTGATCGCCGATCTGCAAAACCGTCTGGCTCAGGCTGAAGCACAGGTCGCCGAATATAAAGATCAGTGGATGCGGGCCGTGGCCGATTATCGCAACTTCAAACGCCGCACCGAAACCGAACGCAGCGAGCTGATACGTAATGCTGGTGCAGCGCTTATTTTGAAGTTGCTACCGGTTCTCGATGACTTTGAGCGGGCGATTGCCAATGTGCCACCTGAGGTCGCTGAAACACCATGGTGGCAGGGAACGCAACTTATCGCCCAAAAATTACGTACAATCCTTGAGAGCGAAGGGGTCAAACCGATTGAGGCGTTGGGGCAGGATTTTAACCCCAATTTGCACGAGGCGGTGATCTACGAAGAAGCAGAAGGGCAAGAAGGCAAAGTCATTGCAGAATTACAGCGTGGCTACTTGCTCCACGACCGTGTCATCCGTCCGAGTATGGTTAAGGTAGGTCGCGGTTAG
- the hrcA gene encoding heat-inducible transcriptional repressor HrcA, which produces MSGPLTERRQMILKLVIQEFVDTATPVASETLVRKYRLPVSSATVRNDMAALEELGFLTHPHTSGGRIPTDAGYRFFVENLMERTSLSPAEQRMIRHQFYQVRGELDQWVQLACAVLARTAHNASVATAPRAEQLRFKSLELIAIHETMALAVMVFHGGIIKQQTLPIEPGRTPDDLRRAAGVVSDLLADATLTRAEELAAVATFNGVPLSEFERTLVDMVVRAMIAFEEQAQEQIYSDGLLEMLSQPEFMPASGRDDAERAIERLRRTLEILKSGRGLGPLIPQALASGGVQVIIGGEHGEDAMRDYSVILARYGVEGALVGVLGVIGPTRMAYPRSISTVRYIASLMSNLLADLYYANPRPSEPDVDTSATL; this is translated from the coding sequence ATGAGCGGACCTCTGACCGAACGCCGGCAGATGATTCTCAAGCTGGTCATACAAGAGTTTGTCGATACGGCAACGCCGGTCGCATCCGAGACGCTGGTACGCAAATATCGCCTTCCAGTCTCGTCGGCGACGGTGCGGAATGATATGGCCGCACTCGAAGAGTTGGGTTTTCTGACCCATCCGCACACGTCAGGCGGGCGCATCCCGACCGATGCGGGTTACCGCTTTTTCGTTGAGAACTTGATGGAGCGCACGTCGCTCTCTCCCGCCGAACAGCGTATGATTCGCCACCAGTTTTACCAGGTACGTGGCGAACTCGATCAGTGGGTGCAACTGGCATGTGCTGTGCTTGCCCGTACAGCGCATAACGCTTCGGTTGCCACCGCTCCCCGCGCCGAGCAACTTCGCTTTAAGAGCCTGGAGCTGATCGCAATCCACGAAACGATGGCGCTGGCGGTTATGGTCTTTCATGGCGGGATTATCAAACAGCAGACCCTGCCCATCGAACCGGGTCGTACCCCTGATGACCTGCGTCGGGCTGCCGGTGTGGTAAGCGATCTGCTCGCTGATGCAACCTTAACCCGGGCTGAAGAGCTGGCTGCCGTGGCGACCTTCAACGGTGTCCCGCTCAGCGAGTTTGAGCGGACACTGGTTGATATGGTGGTGCGAGCGATGATTGCTTTTGAAGAGCAGGCACAAGAGCAGATCTATTCTGATGGTCTGCTTGAGATGTTGAGTCAGCCTGAGTTCATGCCTGCCAGTGGCCGTGATGATGCTGAGCGAGCCATTGAACGATTACGCCGTACTCTTGAAATTCTTAAGAGTGGCCGCGGTCTTGGTCCACTCATTCCCCAGGCCCTCGCCTCCGGTGGTGTTCAAGTGATTATCGGTGGCGAACACGGCGAAGACGCTATGCGGGATTACAGTGTGATCCTGGCGCGCTACGGTGTCGAGGGAGCGTTGGTTGGTGTGCTCGGTGTGATTGGGCCAACCCGTATGGCCTATCCACGTTCGATCTCAACGGTGCGCTATATCGCATCATTGATGAGTAACCTGTTGGCCGATCTCTATTACGCGAATCCTCGTCCTTCGGAACCCGATGTTGATACTTCTGCAACTTTGTGA
- a CDS encoding DUF2064 domain-containing protein: MQRVTLILDRSAALRETFGLEANWWVNAFIADLQALVLRVTGSTAYVTSTIQIATEASEGPLLILSGDTPHLPDARIRDAYTLLDSGTDVVIGLCDRGSWYVLGIRHPSVVGTIPLVSEEVRPWLSGLHQRGVRIAHLPLWFRIVYVSDLTTLSVALRTMPEGYAPSTRRILGDGAREREWGA; encoded by the coding sequence ATGCAGCGCGTAACCTTGATCCTCGACCGATCGGCTGCTCTGCGCGAAACCTTTGGCCTTGAAGCCAATTGGTGGGTTAATGCGTTCATTGCCGATCTTCAGGCGCTCGTACTTCGTGTGACTGGCTCGACCGCGTATGTTACTTCGACCATTCAAATCGCCACGGAAGCCAGTGAAGGGCCATTACTGATTCTTAGTGGTGATACGCCACATCTGCCTGATGCGCGGATTCGCGATGCCTATACCCTCTTAGACAGTGGTACCGATGTGGTGATAGGGTTATGCGATCGTGGCTCCTGGTATGTGCTGGGTATCCGCCATCCGTCAGTTGTCGGAACAATTCCGCTGGTATCGGAAGAGGTGCGGCCATGGCTGAGCGGTTTGCACCAGCGCGGTGTACGTATCGCTCATCTGCCACTCTGGTTTCGGATCGTGTATGTATCAGATTTGACCACCCTGTCCGTTGCGCTCCGCACGATGCCAGAAGGGTATGCCCCTTCAACTCGACGTATCCTCGGTGATGGTGCTCGCGAACGCGAATGGGGGGCATGA